A genomic segment from Nematostella vectensis chromosome 6, jaNemVect1.1, whole genome shotgun sequence encodes:
- the LOC5508367 gene encoding pentatricopeptide repeat domain-containing protein 3, mitochondrial gives MAATSAICALRGSAKTYPLCRAAVLSRLLSGSTKNANKTLVKESTTEDEHSPRDPLAVLKALASTVEPTALAPPKELYEDVLLLPRTPRKREECKAAMMSGRKAAEFVISRYPQLFPMRKPEPAWPRPDPQVLDIQEEDDLKSLITQMKPQEAIEAYEKLLELGVAISLETQNDLLDLVAFFGVSNITTEEVEKASEESSSSSSSESSDEMESSDDEPEVILKDRYENTWSMDNYAEQLFSKMETKNGRTYEAMILALFKHNNYKRAFELYEEMRQQGFQANVNTYAVLFTKSMDQYGRGQKLWEGIERLIGEMKKAPAVKPNLVVYNEILKMCGFVPDGTGKAMMVFRDLYDKGIEPSLGSYSLLIRAEYYLKRTRAVDEGIDPSTIDLPNNTLLQNIITHLESLPAFPEMQSYSDVKFFNTAIGAALYCRDANAAHRLLALAHTNPTKYLGPKRGQFYATFLATLARSEENPELTYRMYKELVPSKLLPQPWVYAELLRMAEKARLPRLVPRFYDDMKRYRTPLEQSVCRGIFSALSRKTEVKHYKEYVDIMTDVFFWMKKFNIPVDGFMISQLVRQHSTVGQIEQAWKAFEMFDELKLVPTYTALTGLLQCCKLRKDARQAVRVFEMMAENGYGIHMRKRSDVFEATQMQLAERVRINKLFEDFSKLDDQRTAIRNQHMLKKSREEEPIDGSSV, from the exons atggcggccacGAGTGCCATTTGTGCACTTCGAGGATCCGCGAAAACCTACCCTCTCTGCCGGGCTGCAGTATTGTCGAG ACTCCTCTCAGGGTCTACTAAAAATGCAAACAAGACACTGGTAAAAG AAAGCACAACAGAAGATGAGCACTCACCAAG GGACCCACTGGCAGTACTCAAGGCACTGGCGTCGACTGTCGAACCA ACTGCGCTGGCCCCACCCAAAGAGTTATATGAAGACGTCTTACTCCTACCAAGGACCCCAAGAAAGAGG GAAGAATGCAAGGCAGCTATGATGTCTGGTAGAAAGGCAGCTGAGTTTGTCATCAGTAGATACCCTCAGCTTTTCCCTATGCGAAAACCAGAGCCA GCATGGCCAAGACCAGATCCACAAGTCCTGGATATTCAGGAGGAAGATGATTTAAAGT CACTAATAACTCAAATGAAACCTCAAGAAGCAATTGAAGCATATGAGAAACTCCTGGAGTTAG GAGTAGCAATATCTTTAGAGACACAAAATgatttgctggacctggtAGCTTTCTTTGGGGTGTCAAACATCACTACTGAG GAGGTTGAGAAAGCAAGTGAGgaatcctcatcatcatcaagtTCTGAATCCTCTGATGAAATGGAATCATCAGACGATGAACCTGAG GTTATCCTTAAAGATCGGTATGAGAACACATGGAG CATGGACAACTATGCAGAGCAACTTTTTAGCAAAATGGAAACAAAAAATGGACGCACATACGAGGCGATGATTCTAGCATTGTTCAAG CACAATAATTACAAAAGAGCGTTTGAATTGTATGAAGAGATGAGacagcaagggtttcaag ctaaTGTCAACACTTATGCTGTGCTATTTACTAAATCCATGGACCAGTATGGACGAGGACAGAAGCTGTGGGAAGGCATAGAG AGACTTATTGGTGAGATGAAAAAGGCACCTGCTGTCAAGCCAAATCTCG TTGTCTATAATGAGATCCTTAAGATGTGCGGGTTTGTGCCAGACGGAACAGGCAAGGCCATGATGGTTTTCAGAGACCTCTATGATAAAGGAATCG AGCCATCGCTTGGGAGTTACAGTTTGTTGATACGTGCAGAGTACTATCTCAAACGGACCAGGGCTGTAG ACGAAGGAATTGATCCATCTACCATCGACCTCCCCAACAATACATTACTACAGAACATTATCACCCACCTGGAGAGTCTTCCAGCTTTCCCAGAGATGCAAAGCTACTCAGACG TGAAATTCTTCAACACAGCTATTGGAGCT GCGCTTTACTGCCGGGATGCGAATGCTGCACACAGACTTCTAGCACTTGCACACACAAACCCAACCAAGTACCTTGGGCCCAAACGAGGGCAGTTCTA CGCCACATTCCTAGCAACACTGGCACGATCAGAAGAAAATCCCGAATTGACATATAGAATGTACAAGGAACTAGTCCCCTCC AAACTCTTGCCTCAGCCGTGGGTGTATGCAGAGCTACTGCGCATGGCAGAGAAGGCCAGGCTGCCAAGGCTCGTCCCGCGTTTCTATGACG ATATGAAGCGCTACCGTACCCCTCTGGAGCAAAGTGTGTGCAGAGGAATATTTTCAGCGCTGAGCAGAAAAACTGAAGTCAAG CATTACAAGGAATATGTTGATATTATGACAGATGTGTTCTTCTGGATGAAGAAATTCAACATCCC GGTTGATGGCTTCATGATCTCCCAACTTGTTCGCCAACACTCAACTGTTGGACAAATTGAGCAGGCCTG GAAAGCCTTTGAAATGTTCGACGAGCTCAAGCTTGTACCAAC GTATACCGCGTTAACAGGTCTCTTGCAGTGCTGCAAACTGCGTAAAGACGCCCGTCAGGCGGTG aGAGTTTTTGAAATGATGGCAGAGAATGGCTATGGCATCCATATGCGCAAGCGCAGTGACGTGTTTGAAGCCACGCAAATGCAATTAGCAGAAAG AGTACGTATAAACAAGCTTTTTGAGGACTTTTCCAAACTCG ATGATCAACGAACGGCCATCAGAAACCAACACATGCTTAAG AAATCCCGCGAGGAGGAGCCAATCGATGGAAGCTCTGTCTAG
- the LOC116615494 gene encoding probable serine/threonine-protein kinase DDB_G0278535 produces the protein MTNERHFHGQPQIDYFYRPTEKKLEMYEGQITSTTTGMESQQKNNLAAELPLDPVMKVLDSLRIEPRATRHALNTNGVLATHDLTALRGSRDGYSLRFDASSSHSRTGNDLPVVKSYLNSATDDSTDAESTQSSELSSEIRSLNTTSTESENRPIKQQIVKASRDSRSTKFNTITVRTSNGFIIDLDVEVTRTVVMLMKIILWLRQRYLGGKSLCYRQAKLSPGAIVPFPDSSSDESFSSQDTIILNTKPKRKRISFSPNTLLISAVTDKSFSEAQEILANNDIDVNQQTPSGQSLLHIAAGNADLKCTRLLLEYGADANIMDQDGWGPLHSAIRRGNWKCAILLIESGADFAEYSQRRIREYKDVLQKSKSCYKSMEIFV, from the coding sequence ATGACGAACGAGAGACATTTCCATGGACAACCTCAAATTGACTATTTCTATAGGCCAACGGAGAAGAAATTAGAGATGTACGAAGGTCAGATAACATCTACGACAACGGGCATGGAGTCACAACAAAAGAACAACTTAGCGGCGGAGCTTCCTCTGGATCCCGTTATGAAAGTGCTCGATTCCTTGCGGATAGAACCTCGAGCCACTCGTCACGCTTTGAATACTAACGGAGTATTGGCTACCCATGATTTAACCGCTTTAAGAGGGAGTAGAGATGGTTATTCTCTGCGCTTTGATGCCTCGTCATCCCATTCTAGGACAGGAAATGATCTTCCCGTAGTCAAGAGCTATCTAAATTCTGCTACGGATGACTCGACGGATGCAGAATCGACACAATCTTCGGAATTATCATCTGAGATTCGCTCGCTAAATACGACTTCTACAGAGTCCGAGAATCGACCCATTAAACAGCAGATAGTCAAAGCGAGTCGAGACAGCCGGTCCACCAAGTTTAATACTATCACTGTCCGTACTTCTAATGGCTTTATCATCGATTTAGACGTTGAAGTTACTAGAACTGTGGTAATGCTTATGAAAATAATACTATGGCTTAGGCAGAGATATCTGGGTGGAAAGTCTTTATGCTATAGACAAGCTAAGCTTAGCCCAGGCGCGATAGTACCTTTCCCAGACAGCTCGAGCGACGAGAGCTTCTCTTCACAAGACACCATCATACTCAATACAAAACCTAAGCGCAAGCGCATTTCATTTAGTCCCAACACCCTTCTCATATCTGCTGTAACAGACAAATCATTTTCTGAGGCTCAAGAAATTTTGGCGAATAATGATATTGATGTAAACCAACAGACACCGAGCGGGCAATCGTTACTACACATAGCAGCGGGAAACGCTGATTTAAAGTGCACGCGATTGCTACTGGAGTACGGAGCTGATGCGAATATAATGGACCAAGACGGATGGGGCCCGCTACATTCTGCCATACGCAGAGGTAACTGGAAATGCGCGATTTTACTCATTGAGTCAGGAGCTGACTTCGCGGAATATTCACAACGTCGAATACGAGAATACAAGGATGTGTTACAGAAGTCCAAATCATGTTATAAGTCAATGgaaatttttgtttaa
- the LOC5508377 gene encoding copper homeostasis protein cutC homolog isoform X1 has translation MLLEICVDSVQSAINAEKGGASRVELCANLMEGGTTPSLGMLKIIKKLVSVPVFVIIRPRGGDFVYSESEFWVMKEDLKCLKSEGADGIVLGILEANGEIDRERCQELIDISRPLPVTFHRAFDMVRDPVLSLDILVSMGVERILTSGLDSTALEGLPIIKILVEHANKRIIIMPGGGITERNLERIVQGSGAVEFHCSARESVDSPVQKECRRSNVFMGGALRPPEFLHKYTGENMVKRLCAIVSQSR, from the exons ATGTTGCTTGAGATTTGCGTCGATTCGGTCCAATCTGCAATAAATGCTGAGAAAGGAG GAGCTAGTCGAGTTGAACTGTGTGCAAATCTTATGGAGGGAGGTACCACTCCTAGCCTTG GGATgcttaaaataataaagaaactaGTATCTGTCCCTGTTTTCGTGATAATCAGACCAAGAGGAGGGGACTTCGTGTATAGTGAATCTGAGTTTTGGGTGATGAAAGAGGATCTGAAATGTTTGAAGAGTGAGGGAGCTGATGGTATAGTCTTGGGTATACTTGAAGC AAATGGGGAAATAGATAGAGAAAGGTGTCAAGAACTGATTG ATATCTCAAGACCTCTTCCAGTCACATTTCACAGAG CATTTGACATGGTTAGAGATCCTGTCCTCTCTCTGGATATACTTGTTTCCATGGGCGTTGAGAGGATTCTAACAAGTGGCCTGGACTCCACAGCACTTGAGGGTCTGccaataataaaaatacttgTTGAACAT gcaaaCAAAAGGATTATTATTATGCCAG GTGGTGGAATAACTGAGAGAAACTTAGAGCGTATAGTGCAAGGCTCTGGAGCCGTGGAGTTCCACTGTTCTGCAAGGGAATCGGTTGATTCACCAGTACAGAAAGAGTGCAGAAGAAGTAATGTGTTTATGGGCGGGGCCTTAAGACCGCCCGAGTTTCTTCACAAGTATACCGGGgaaaatatggtgaaaagaCTTTGCGCAATTGTATCGCAATCACGGTAA
- the LOC116615481 gene encoding uncharacterized protein K02A2.6-like gives MKGTDFPERPWSKLGADFFQYEGRHYLHIIYYYSRDIEIYLVSKNVTACDTVNKMKNAFSRHGIPDILVTDNGPQFASAEFNKFAATWGFDHITSSPRYAQSNGESEGAVETIKNFLKKCDDEYLALLSYRNTPLHNGYSPSQLSMGRKLKTRVPCHPDELKPQLPDNDVVRRKEREHRRQMREDYDRRHRVAEGEKLAEGDRVWIPDLKTEGTIIRPHETPRSVVIQTPKGLRRRNRRQVRRALGSPQPTYAATQYRAPILPERYTTPEAIQSQSSPLPVQQPSVSEKETFNEMSGPTQGDGNRVPQPCPTPEQPTLRRSERVRRRPRRYIEEY, from the coding sequence ATGAAGGGAACAGATTTCCCAGAGCGACCGTGGTCCAAACTCGGAGCAGACTTCTTCCAATATGAAGGCCGACACTACCTGCACATAATCTACTACTATTCGCGCGATATCGAAATATACTTGGTGAGCAAGAATGTAACAGCCTGTGATACAGTaaacaagatgaagaatgCCTTTAGTCGACATGGAATCCCAGATATCCTAGTTACCGACAACGGACCACAGTTCGCCTCTGCAGAGTTCAACAAGTTTGCGGCAACATGGGGATTCGATCACATAACTTCATCACCTCGGTACGCCCAGTCAAATGGCGAATCGGAAGGAGCCGTCGAGACAATAAAGAACTTTCTGAAGAAGTGCGATGACGAGTACCTCGCTCTTTTAAGCTACAGAAACACACCGCTTCACAACGGATATTCTCCCTCACAGCTAAGTATGGGTCGCAAACTAAAAACGAGAGTACCGTGCCACCCTGACGAGTTGAAACCTCAACTCCCAGACAATGATGTAGTGAGAAGGAAAGAAAGAGAGCACAGAAGACAAATGCGGGAAGACTATGACCGCAGACACAGAGTTGCAGAGGGGGAGAAGTTAGCAGAAGGTGATCGAGTATGGATACCAGACCTAAAGACGGAGGGGACGATAATCAGGCCACACGAAACCCCACGATCGGTTGTAATACAAACACCAAAGGGATTGCGGAGACGAAACCGTCGACAGGTGAGAAGAGCCTTAGGAAGCCCTCAGCCAACATACGCTGCTACACAGTACAGGGCCCCTATACTTCCCGAGAGATACACGACTCCGGAAGCAATACAAAGCCAGTCAAGCCCTCTCCCGGTACAACAACCATCAGTCTCCGAGAAAGAGACCTTCAATGAAATGTCTGGACCCACACAAGGAGATGGGAATCGAGTACCACAGCCGTGCCCTACTCCAGAGCAGCCAACCCTTAGGCGATCAGAGAGAGTGCGCCGCAGACCTCGCAGATACATTGAAGAATACTGA
- the LOC5508377 gene encoding copper homeostasis protein cutC homolog isoform X2: MLLEICVDSVQSAINAEKGGASRVELCANLMEGGTTPSLGMLKIIKKLVSVPVFVIIRPRGGDFVYSESEFWVMKEDLKCLKSEGADGIVLGILEANGEIDRERCQELIDISRPLPVTFHRGKQKDYYYARWWNN; encoded by the exons ATGTTGCTTGAGATTTGCGTCGATTCGGTCCAATCTGCAATAAATGCTGAGAAAGGAG GAGCTAGTCGAGTTGAACTGTGTGCAAATCTTATGGAGGGAGGTACCACTCCTAGCCTTG GGATgcttaaaataataaagaaactaGTATCTGTCCCTGTTTTCGTGATAATCAGACCAAGAGGAGGGGACTTCGTGTATAGTGAATCTGAGTTTTGGGTGATGAAAGAGGATCTGAAATGTTTGAAGAGTGAGGGAGCTGATGGTATAGTCTTGGGTATACTTGAAGC AAATGGGGAAATAGATAGAGAAAGGTGTCAAGAACTGATTG ATATCTCAAGACCTCTTCCAGTCACATTTCACAGAG gcaaaCAAAAGGATTATTATTATGCCAG GTGGTGGAATAACTGA